GATGATGGCCCGGGTTAAGGAGGTTCATGGGGGATTGTAAAATTAGAAAATCACAAGGACACACATATAGCCGAATCTGCCATCACGGACCTTTCCCAGGGTTGATTCAACAATCCTCTCATCGGGATAGGTGAGCCTTTCACAGACGGCAACCCTCCTCCCTGGATCAGCACCGTTCTTTATAAGGAACCCGGCAGTCTCGGATGGGTTCCGTGACGGGAGAATTATGGTGGGCCTCCCGTTATCCATGATTTCAATGATATCCCCTTCTTCACGGCCATGGAATGTTACAATATCTGCATCATCCCAGGGTATAAGAAGCCTTGCAGCGCAGACCTGAACCGAACTGACGGCCGGGATAACCCTGATTTTAACG
The sequence above is drawn from the Methanothermobacter wolfeii genome and encodes:
- a CDS encoding cobalt-precorrin-7 (C(5))-methyltransferase, which gives rise to MVLYIVGTGPGSPDYITPAARNAVSSSSTVFGSRRALELFPEASDPRVLEAGDMNEKLTLAAKLAVSRDVSVLSTGDPGFSGVLKPLKRIISSLHLDVKIRVIPAVSSVQVCAARLLIPWDDADIVTFHGREEGDIIEIMDNGRPTIILPSRNPSETAGFLIKNGADPGRRVAVCERLTYPDERIVESTLGKVRDGRFGYMCVLVIF